From Saccopteryx leptura isolate mSacLep1 chromosome 3, mSacLep1_pri_phased_curated, whole genome shotgun sequence, one genomic window encodes:
- the ZNF285 gene encoding LOW QUALITY PROTEIN: zinc finger protein 285 (The sequence of the model RefSeq protein was modified relative to this genomic sequence to represent the inferred CDS: inserted 4 bases in 3 codons; deleted 1 base in 1 codon; substituted 2 bases at 2 genomic stop codons) — protein sequence MSTEEELGLLGQSQRMLYRDVMLENFRNLVSVGEDRRAMTQIQTTVLFLHMISFKPNRMFQLKFLQRETSANGEKTLKRCISRRELLGTEKPTGFLQFRVLGDRGVGNWHCAGSRQRTLQLMSLTDKCEQVDPGNVAEGALLYPAPTCGPPCGHCPIHTDCGKNLLMKSTXQHNVVHPILQPFRCNNYGMGFTGDASPHIHHSAHVTEKFYKCDSCEKGFRQSSDLNLHYETHSGERIYECXDWTEGFKQSSDLPRCQKGPSGDKPYKCLEHGKGFRPSSSLHSHHQGHTGXVPDKCGVCEEFVFRSLLCIHQGVHVGRKPYQCEECRKGFHQSSNLLVHRRVHPGEKPYKYSECGKCFSSSSVLQVXRRLHTGEKPYKCGECGKGFSQSTYLHIHRRVHTGEKPCTCSVCRKEFAYSSIFHTHQRVRTEEPYKCEMCVKSFSYSSYFHLHQRDCTRQKSYKCDECGKGFSHNSXILAHQRVHIDGM from the exons ATGTCCACGGAGGAGGAGCTGGGGCTGTTGGGCCAGTCCCAGAGGATGCTGTACCGAGACGTGATGCTGGAGAACTTCAGGAACCTGGTCTCTGTGGGTGAGGACAGGCGCGCTATGACTCAGATTCAAACCACTGTCCTGTTTCTTCACATGATCAGTTTCAAACCAAATAGAATGTTTCAGTTGAAGTTTCTCCAAAGAGAAACTTCAGCCAATGGAGAGAAAACTCTGAAGAGATGCATAAGCAGACGAGAattgttggggaccgaaaagccaacagggtttttgcagtttagagttttgggggacagaggtgtggggaactggca ctgtgctggttcacggCAGAGAACCCTGCAGTTAATGAGTTTAACAGATAAATGTGAGCAGGTGGACCCAGGAAATGTTGCTGAGGGAGCTCTCCTTTACCCTGCACCCACCTGTGGGCCTCCGTGTGGTCA ctgccccatacACACTGACTGTGGGAAGAACTTGCTTATGAAATCGA AACAACATAATGTGGTCCATCCGATACTACAACCTTTCAGATGTAATAACTATGGA ATGGGCTTCACAGGTGATGCAAGCCCTCACATTCACCACAGTGCTCATGtcacagaaaaattttataaatgtgacTCATGTGAAAAGGGCTTTCGTCAGAGCTCAGATCTTAATCTTCATTATGAAACCCATTCGGGTGAGAGAATTTATGAATGTTAAGACTGGACTGAGGGCTTCAAACAGAGCTCAGACCTGCCCAGATGTCAGAAAGGCCCCTCAGGCGACAAACCCTATAAATGTCTCGAACATGGTAAGGGCTTCCGGCCCAGCTCCTCTCTTCACAGCCATCACCAAGGCCACACGGG TGTGCCCGACaagtgtggtgtgtgtgaggAGTTCGTGTTCAGGTCTCTTCTTTGTATTCATCAGGGAGTACACGTGGGCAGAAAGCCCTATCAATGTGAAGAGTGTAGGAAGGGCTTTCATCAGAGCTCCAATCTTCTTGTCCACCGGAGAGTCCACCCCGGAGAGAAACCCTACAAATACAGTGAGTGTGGCAAATGCTTTAGTTCAAGCTCTGTTCTTCAAG CTCGGAGGTTGCACACTGGGGAGAAGCCTTACAAGTGTGGTGAGTGTGGAAAGGGCTTTAGCCAAAGCACGTACCTTCACATTCACCGACGAGTTCACACCGGGGAGAAACCCTGCACATGCAGTGTGTGCAGAAAGGAATTTGCATACAGTTC CATTTTTCACACTCACCAGAGAGTGCGCACAGAAGAACCTTACAAGTGTGAAATGTGTGTTAAGAGCTTCAGTTACAGCTCTTACTTTCACCTACATCAAAGAGATTGCACCAGACAGAAATCATATAAATGCGATGAGTGTGGTAAGGGCTTCAGTCATAACTCTTAAATTCTTGCTCACCAGAGAGTACATATAGATGGGATGTAA